agaatcaagAACATCGAGGCACTCGAATATCACATAGTGTCCGATCGGATCCATCATCAGTTTTTCGAATGTGTCACTCAAAGCTTTGATGACATAAGTAATCAATGGTGATTTCTCAAGAACAGTGATTAATTTCTTGATTGAACAGCTTCCATATTTGAGAAGTGATGCATAGTAAATGTAATTGTGAGGAACTAATAGCCTTTCCAGTATCATTTGCAACTGGGTTTCGTCTGCAGATTCCATCAATTTTTGGAATAAATAGCGACCGGATTGATCGATCATCAACTCCACTATGAAGTCGAAAACCCAACTAAATATCATATTGctatttgttgaattagataaCAATTTCTGGAGATCTTTTGATCCCTCTTCAGTCTTTGCCATATCGATAACCCAATTACTGTAACCATAAGAATACTCTGAATCCAAACTGAAGATAGGTTGAAACCCAGGGCTTCCATTAGAAAAACCATTGAACCAGTTAACATTATCGAACATGGAAGAACCCAGATTCGTAGATTTTCCCGTAAAGTCATCCAAACAAGACCGAAAACTCCCAACCCTTGAAAAACCTAAACCATGGTTCCGTTGAGGATCAGGGAAGACGCCAGCTGAAGAAGCATTCAAAGACAAAGACGAATTGTCGAAAAGATAGAGATTTTCAAAAGGAAGCTGAAGTGCTTCAAGAGAAGAAGAATACATCGAAGCCATTGTGTTGGGGTTTTGGGGATGAGTTGAATTCTCCATTGAAACAGGAAGAAGAGAGAGGATACAAGGAAAGACAATGAGATCTTTGGTATTTACAACACTTTGAAATTGTTGTTGGATTCTAAGTATGTTTTCCATGTTCTTTTGGAAGTAGGAAATTCGTATTATATTTCTCCGTAGGATTTTAAACTTCTCCTCAAACTAGGAATTGAgatatatattttcaataataacGTGATTACTTGTTTGACAAGAAATCGCAATTCTAGTTAATGTTAAAGAATTAACCCtctctatatttaattttttatttcattaagatACGGGTGTCCATGGGTCGAGCCGGGCCGAAAAATagacctaaaattttgtccaaattcagcccaaataaaaaatgttgaaattcGAACTTTGTCCAATTCatctatattaatttttttatataattttttaaaaatatataaataaataaataatactaaaaacattaaaataattattttcaacaaattgaaaataaattttaaaaaagtatatacacttaaataacactaaaatatgtGCAACTTAACAATCAAATgcatctaaaatagtaacaaaattaaaaataaaataaaagttatataatatataaacaataacaacaaaatagtatcaACATAAcagtgaaaaaaaataataagaaaataacaaaaaaagtaatagaaaaaacaacaagaacaataaaaatagtagccattttttttatatttgggtcGAGCTCGGGCCAAAAAAGCCTTATCCAATGTCAGACTCGTTTTCAAAATGAGCTTtattttttttgcccaagcccatttttcaggactatatttttactcaaaccctcccacttttcaaGCAGTCTTTCGGGTCGGGCAAGCAGGTTTATTATCaaactaaatatttaaattttaggcttttttacgtatataatataaaaaaatttaataaatatctaaatGGTATACTAGCtcaattaattacgaaaatggtatGGTAGGGGTGGTGGAGAGTGTCAAAGAGACAACATCACCCCTCTTTTTTGACACATGTCAGCCACCATTTTTTTAATGGGTGAAGACATCTTCATTGACGACACTAAAAACCCGTATACAGGTCAAAATGGGATAAATATGAGTCAAAATGGGTTAAAATAGGGGTCAAAATACGAAAATGGTATTTTTGGTGGAGCCTTGTTGATAGGTGCCACTAGTGGGTTAAGCCTCTTTGACAAGCAACATCACACTAGTGAAATCTTACTGATAGGCGACATTGATATCAGCGAGAGGTCTCGTCGACGAAGGGAAGCTAACATGATGAGATGAGGCAATGGTACTTCACGTGAGTGAAGGTTTAAATTTGGGGATCTGATAACCAACTATGGTCCCTTGTTCGATGCTAAAGAAATAAAGGAGTTTTGGagtttaaaaaaagaagaagaagaagaagaagaagaagaagaaagcaatagagaaaagaaaaagaatgaaggtaaaaaataaaaaaaaaagttagtaaagaagataaaagagaaaaaaggagaaggaaaaaaagaagaaaaactcatATGCTAGggtaaagaagatgaagaagaaggtatatgtgtttgtttgtttgttaaaaaaaaaagaaaaagaagaggagattagagaataaatttttgttttagggttttgaaggaagcattgaaataatttattttaaaggtatttattagtaataattacaaattatttgtttagtttattatttattgtgatttagtgtttattgtgatttgttcaacatgaatgtaatttttttttgtttttgatttatttgacaaatgtttttaatttattgagattttgattaatttttttatttatttatttttgtaagaaATATAGGTTGTTTGAAAGAAACTTAGCAggtatgttgtaacacccctataccatgTTCGACTCAAGGAATCTGATATaagaatattacatttggtgccaaagtaatTTTAGCTAATCACTAaatatatttgaacataaaaaaaacaaataataaatttaaataatttatattttagtccctattactaCTTGGAACATACTTGATCTTCCTAAGTACAtgtcattctattcaaaattttaaaacatacccTCTTGATACttgaagatgtgatgagatgaatgCTCACAATCTCAAATACAACTCTTCAAAATTATTGTACCTAATCTGCACACGgtaacaaaccgtacgctgagtatacactcagtgatattactataattcaaatacttaaggtaaaaacaataaatatgcACATTTAATATTACCACCATTTACTTTCAatgaatcattcatgcatttaaactttaaattttcttaataataataTCTATCTTAAAtagtttttcttcattttaatttatatatctccttactatatcaatattcatttcatgcatttcatcaataaccatttcataaaccattatttcatatatttcattttcatatccCAATTCAATATCTTATTCCATTTAATATCTAAAATCTTACAAcattagtctttcaataatcAGTTCATACGTTGTTCTATCATTTCTTATTAATAGCTATTTCCAAATAGCACTTCTTTACTTAGATCTAAACATTATCTCACTAtatcaaaaattatatatttttttaatatttcattttaatatcttcTTTCAATTCTTATTCAAAATCATTCAAGATCTTTTCTATTaccaattcatttatttacccctattaacacgactcggactttagcggatacacggatccaaccaaaacacaccagtatgacacccagtgcctcatcggataattcaaagtaatagttgacacccattgtctcatcggcctagccgaagtaagtTAGTACCCAGTACTTCATCGAATCTATCAAAAGTAACAGTATGGcactcagtgtctcatcgactcgaggtcgaagtatccctgaacacttccaatcctatggcatgccaattatatccgacttaaCTCAATTAGTTAATAGGGaattcaaaacacatttcaatttcactcaatatttatatcaatttcacttcaatcacaatttctcatactttcaattcaaatcactttccactttccaatcaatatacatttcaaatactcacatatattcataattcaattcaattttattcaattcaatatcaatactcACCTAaccatgcattttaattaaaatataacaattaataataaatagatttgaattatagtaatacaaaccgtataTCCTCGTGTTATTCCTCGTCAACTTTCTCTTTCCCCTTCTTAGCTGATGTTTCTGGCacgacgttagctacgaaaattaaaataatttaattttctatttaacttttgcctaaattccaatttaatctctaactaaaattttctccattttcatctTCATTCACTctttattttcactcaatttctACTTAACTAAACTTAACTCTCTAATTTTCTCCATAAAatcctaattttgaaattctctcaatttagtccctattacacaaaacttataacttattttacgatttaatcctttaaccaattctaacttgaaattctatcaatttaactcctaatttatcaatttattcaacatgaacaatatctaaaaattcactaactttcaaaatttaacataaatCAAGTAACATTTTGTtctaggactccaaaaacattaaaattacaagaaaaatgactaaattgacttaccaaattaactttgaATCTTTAGAACtctaatttcccttttttttttctttctctcttttctctcccGTGTTCGTTTCAATTCTGTTcgttctttctttttgtttcctttatttatttgtttaattataatataataatattttattcatatacttaaatattaagtatgtatttaatataaataaatatatgtacattATACATGCACATGGAATTATATTTcccatacatttattttatttcttttattttatgtcattatattaatataatataatttttaatataatataataatattttaatgataaaataatatttatttatataataagtaaataagtaaTTATTACTAACTTATGTATTTTATTGCACCACATGTGTTTTACTATTACCACACACTTGGCACTTATTGCTTAGTTGTTGATTTAGTCCCTTGACTTTTGTCTATTCTATAATTAAgtttttacactttattcaatttaatctttatacctAATCAATcttaattcaaactaattcacctaaccaaaacctaattaactacacatctaatttcgtaaatatttattaaaaatatttacgaatctgttTTACGAAAATAGTAACCCTAAAATACACTTTTCCTATACCtgtaaattttgggtcattacatatgtttttgggtttctttatttgtattttttttatgtttagatagtttctacttttttaacaatttttttttgttttttatgtaggtaaaagatgagaccattgagttggaatttatgagatatttttattttgttatttaccgaactagtataaataaaataagtttattaTATACTACAATAGTATGGCCAAAAAGTGATGTGGACAAAACTGTTTAGTATTTTTGTAATGATATTATTGTATTACATTTATTGTAatatttattgtattatatttatgtgttttgataattatttaaaatggaccaccttaaaaattaattatcaaaatgtatTATTAACAACTCCGTGTTAGGGTGTCTCATGTCtgtattttaataatgttttttcCTATTAGTGGGATAAAAATGCTCAAATACAAATTAGTTACCGAAATGTGTTTTTTGCAACAAACTAAttgaactgatttttttttaaattacatatatcTAAATGGATTCTTTGATTAACGATGATAATCACATATAAAAAACAGTCAATGTGATGGTAATAAAATTGTTGTTTGTTACTCACGGGTCCTCTtaaaaaaattgcaaattcattTGCAGAATTAAATTAGGTTATATTAACTAATTGGTAATTTAATATTGTAAGGGCCCGTATTGCGCATTGAAGGATCGTGTGAATGGCGTAGGCTATCTACTAGATGAACGCCTTATCCTATACTGGGAGTTAGCCAGATTTATAGATCTGAACATTTGATTTACAATACGACTTAATATTCGTTTTGGTCAAGCGGTTGCGCtcggagacccacacatttcatttgctgTGTGGGGAGTACACAATAACACTGGAGGATGTTGCATTGCAACTCAGGCTCTCTATCGATGGAAGTGCGGTTATAGGCGTAAGTACGATCTTTGAGCCGATCATTCTTTATTATAACTTACTGGGTTTAAGGTTTTCATGGTTGAAGGTCAATTTCGAGCATTTATCGAGTACTGCTACTGAGCGGGACGTGATGTACGTAGCTTAAGCGTACATTATGCACATTATAGGAGGTGTATTCATGTCGGATATGAACAATAAGGTTCACTTGATGTACTTGACCCTGTTAACTGATTTGCATAACGTCCGTTTGTATAGTTGGGGTTCAACTATATTAGCTATGTTGTATCGCAAGTTTTGTCGGATGACAAAGCTTTGTATCGTGGACATAGGCTACTAGTTCATATTACTACAGTCTTAGGCCCTTTTTCGGATGCCTTTCTTGGCATCAGTTAGTCACCAAGCATATGTATTTCCACTCGTGAATAGGtgataaaatttaagcattataacaattatttgacattttttttgtgtaaatttgtTCTAACAAATTTTCTTCTTTCGTAGATGGAGTACCATTTGGGTATCAAAAGGTCATACATGATTTCGATATACTTTCAGATAATTGAGACACACATCGGGAAAGGGTTAAGTTATTCGTGATATGTAATtactttatttatcttatttgacCTGTGTTAGTATAACAATGTTATTAATTGTGCAATTTATCTGGATGGCCTACTCGTTCCTAGACATTGCGATTGTTACTCTCGCATCTACTCACATCCACTCACATGTGTGGTGCATTAATGCACCCATTATCAATTTCCATACAATGGATTGGTATCACGAGAATCAAGTAATGCGACAGTTCGGGTGCAAACAGTACATCCCGACACCTCAGTGGAATTGGGGAAGATCCACAAAATTAATAAGAAGGGGGAAAAGGATTTTACTGGGCGGTAGTGCATCAAAAATATATTGTAATATGGAACAACCGGATGGGGTGGAGACCTCATATGGATCTTTCTTCCGATTTGGAGCCCTTATTAGAGTATATACAGTGGTACTTCAAAATGGGGAAACCGTATTTATTTGGTGGGTAATCAATGTTAGTCGCCTTGCACATGCCATGAGTTGGGCAACACTCCCATCCACTCACACATCTGCCTCTTGCACCGAAACACGAGTCGTAGCCCTTGCCTGAACTGGTGTCAAAGCCCTTGCCCAAACTTGAGCCAACGCCCGAGTCTAGGGGTAGTTCTTATCATCTAGATTTGGGCATCGAATataatttctagggttttttagGCCACGGATATCAATCAGAGTTTCCTGGATCTAGTTTTGATGATTTAGATCCGAGATCATTAATGACATTTGATATCTTCAGCCCATTACCACCGTAGTACACCACTCCTCCTCGATAAACATTTGGGGCATACGATTTTTTTactatgtttagcacacttccaAACCCGGGTGAGGACAACGTTGATCGCCGAAAGCA
The Gossypium hirsutum isolate 1008001.06 chromosome A07, Gossypium_hirsutum_v2.1, whole genome shotgun sequence genome window above contains:
- the LOC107955846 gene encoding putative pumilio homolog 8, chloroplastic — its product is MENILRIQQQFQSVVNTKDLIVFPCILSLLPVSMENSTHPQNPNTMASMYSSSLEALQLPFENLYLFDNSSLSLNASSAGVFPDPQRNHGLGFSRVGSFRSCLDDFTGKSTNLGSSMFDNVNWFNGFSNGSPGFQPIFSLDSEYSYGYSNWVIDMAKTEEGSKDLQKLLSNSTNSNMIFSWVFDFIVELMIDQSGRYLFQKLMESADETQLQMILERLLVPHNYIYYASLLKYGSCSIKKLITVLEKSPLITYVIKALSDTFEKLMMDPIGHYVIFECLDVLDSQTNDPLNIQAMKQCLELVRHEQGSVSMSGFVIRIKGPRRDQLLNLISRNSAFLAQDPTGNYVVQCVIQLQNPAMNDQIFRNLEGYYVKLSTTKTGSYVVEHCFLSSGLDRVINELLRSDRLVSVAKDRYGNYVVQTALKESKKREISLHGSLVVKLEQHFKCLQHGYGRNVLSVLRSLQ